In Oncorhynchus tshawytscha isolate Ot180627B linkage group LG08, Otsh_v2.0, whole genome shotgun sequence, the genomic window TTAATACTATCATCGTTTCATTCTACTGTGGGAACTATGGTTGAATAAATGcgatattagccactttcaatgtaaTATAgctaaacaaaacaaactatacaAGATTTAGTTTGCAAAACTAACTGTGCAAGAGATTATCTTGTAGGCAGAGCGCATTGGAGTAGGAGCATTGACAGGCACGGCTCAGGTCCATACTATactttgtctgattctctgtaataattgtatgggaataataatgaatattattttgtgaagtggtttcttgcatgaaacacattttcagtcacctcgtctgaaggacaagtggataaataGGTTAAtatcaagccctgcatgtttttttgtgttttttttccaaAGTCTCATGGACTATAGGCATTGTagaccacacattggctgctactataggctgaatgacagaacagctatttccatgttaaaatgttatgggatgtgtttttctccattgtttttgatggtaggccactctggtaggcctatattatgatcaagtagcctacttggccactgttaaaactgttacttaaagcgggtacaccctctgttcacagtaaacgcatgCCGGAaattgcacagaattttcacaacgttcaagtttgtgctcagcagacctgaaatttgctcagtgcaaaaataaaaaaacattgttaGTGACATCTGATTTCTACTGTTTTGTTTCCCAGAGCACTCTTCCTAACTTCAAGCAGAATGAGTTTTCAGTGGTGCGGCAGCATGAGGAGTTCATCTGGCTTCATGACTCCTTTGTGGAGAATGAGGAGTATGCAGGCTACATTGTAAGTACTGAGCTCCATCAGAGATACTCTGtggatgagtcccaaatggcaccctataaagtagtgcactatatagggaatagggtgccattttgggatgttTTGGCTTTCAGGATAAGTACATAAACTTAGTGTTTTGTAAAACAATGTAATTATGAATTGTCAATCCCCTTTCTTATTCAAACTCCTTGGTTCCATGCAGTAATGAACTTAGCAAGATGTTCAATTTCAAACACTGTACTGATTCAAGTGTTGATTCCCCATAGATTCCCCCAGCCCCTCCAAGACCTGACTTTGATGCCTCCAGAGAGAAGTTACAGAAACTAGGGGAAGGTGAAGGTTCCATGACCAAGGAAGAGTTCACCAAAATGAAACAGGAACTTGAAGCGTGAGTGATTTAGAGTTCATGGACGGGTTCATTAGGGCACGTTGTGTTTCTTATTTGACAAGTTCAGATAGTACTACATTGTTTCAGTGTTTTCTTCAATTTTGTTCAAACTGAACATGACCCATGTTGCTCTGACATTGTTTTTGTGTTTCAGTACAGTGGTTTGGTTGGGATAATTTGGTGTTATGAATACTATTGGTAATATCTAGGCTATGTCTGTGTGTTTCAGCGAATACTTGGCTATCTTCAAGAAGACCGTGGCGATGCATGAAGTGTTTCTTTGCCGTGTGGCTGCGCATCCTGTCTTGAGGAAAGACTTGAACTTCCATGTGTTTTTAGAGTACAACCAAGATGTAAGTGGGTCATAATGACCAAGTTAGGATTTTGGAGACGATTGTTGCTGTGGAGATGTTCTTAGACAAGCGCTCTCTCGTTTTCATGAACTTTAGATAACTCAAAAGGTTAGTTGGATGTGCCTGAAAACATTAGAATATGTCATTCCCTTACCATGTCTTAGTTTTATCATTGTCATTTTGTCCTTACCTTTTGTTCACAGCTGAGTGTCCGAGGCAAAAACAAGAGGGAGAAGATGGAAGATTTCTTCAAGAATGTGGTGAAGTCTGCAGACGGCGTGTTAGTGGCAGGGGTGAAGGTGAGTTGGTTCACTTTTCTATGTAAACCATTCGTCCACTCTTCTATGTAAATCCATTCAGCCAAGCAAATGGGTATTGAACTTGCTTTGAGTTGTATATTATAATGAAGGCACAACATAAGCATTTCACGACTTAAgcaatgtttaaaaaacattgttCGCATCATGAATGGTGCTCACATTTGTGTAAACAAATTTGACAAATGCATTTCTTCCGATTTGTATTATTTCTAACAGTTATTACTTGTATAAAGTTTGATGTGATTGTCTTTTGGATTTCAGGATGTAGATGATTTCTTTGAGCATGAGAAGACATTCCTTTTAGAGTACCATAATCGTGTCAAAGATGCCTCCGCCAAATCTGATAGAATGATCAGGTCTCACAAAAGTAAGTCTCCTCTGTCGCATAATCTCCACGTGCTAGGTAAGCTTTTTGCTATATACATGGATTTTAATCAGTTACTGAGAATGAGATTGATTTGAGTAATTCCAATTGAAAGTGTTGAAATGCATTTTTTTGGGTGAACTGTGAGTGGGACTGAGTCACTTTGGTATTATGTTTTAATGTTTGTGGAAACCAGCCTGTCTGTTTGTCCATGTGCTGTACATTGTATTTTACGtctatttttttgttttatattAATTTGCTGACAAATATGGAAATGGGTAAGTTGTATGTTTATTTGTAGTTGGGTCAGTCGGTCTTAACGTATTGGGGATGACAGCCGACTCATTTCAAAACtttcatgttccatttgtttaaaaaaaaatatatttaaatgatGAGGACAATATCTTGTATATATCCCAGGTAAGAGCCATGCCTTTAGTTTCGTGAATGAAAAGTTTGACAAAGCTTCAGGGTATAAATTTCACTCATAAATATATAGTCGTCTGTCATTCCCATGGGTCAGACGGTACATCTGTCATGTCTTAAAGTCCGGTAAGAACTTTTATGTATTGTAATATACTTCATTTCCACAACATTAAAACGTGATACTATATTAGAAAAGTGACTCACTGCGTATTTGAAAATGTCCAGCTGCAGATATTATTTTCTAAAAGATCTATGCTTGCATTTTGTTCAATGCATTTTGTACATGATTGACAGACCGTCTGTGTTTATGAGTATGGGGGTTTAGGTGTTATGTCATCTAAAGTTGTGTTCTTATGTTGCAGGTGCTGCAGATGATATCAATAGAATTGCCTCCACACTGTACACTTTAGGAACCCAGGACTCCACAGATGTGTGCAAGTATGGAACTCAATTATTTGTCCTTTTCTCCCCATATATTGTTTGCTGTCAAAAAGCTTTGATCCAACTGTAACTCAAATGCAACCCACTGTTTTCCAGATTTTTCTTGAAAGTCTCTGAACTGTTTGAGAAAACAcgggtatgtttttttttttgcctggtcttTTGATTCTATGTATCACACAATTGTTGTGTACTAGCAATGTTCACTGAAGTTAATAACTAGGCCTATATTCACTACATGTCAAGTAGCTTCATCTATCAGCTGCAATGCAGATTCGCATCAATGACAAAATGAGTTTTGTCTGAAGTCTCACATTTCTGTTGGTGTCCTTCCTCTACAGAAAATAGAGGCTCGAGTGGCTGCGGATGAGGACCTGAAACTTGCAGACTTACTGAAGTATTACCTCAGGGAGTCGCAAGCTGCTAAGGTACAATATCTAACTTGACCCTGCTTTTTTTTAATCATCAAACAATTATGATCAGATACGCTGGTCTGTTATCAGAGGTAGTATCTGCGCATTTCCTGAAGAAATGTCTCCTCAACCTCCATATGTTTGCATTTGTTGGTATTAATGGATTTTTCATCAGACAGTGTagtgtttattattattaatgtgcAAAATGGAATCTGCTGTTTCTTTCTTAAGGATCTGTTGTACAGACGAGGGAGGGCCCTGGTTGATTACGAGAACGCAAACAAAGCTCTGGACAGAGCCAGGGCAAAGAACAAAGATGTGCTTCAGGCAGAGACCAGCCAGCAAGTGTGCTGTCAGAAGTTTGAGAAAATCTCAGAGTCTGCAAAGCAAGGTACTTTATCCACactaatttatatattttgtttaagAGTATTAACAATACATTTAATACTTTTTCAAAAATGATTCCTCCCTATTGAAAATTAAATCAGTCCCAGGTTTTGCATATAAGAGAAGCTAAACCAGATTCATGGATGTAGAGAAGTTAATCTGATAACGTTCTCTTTATTCCGGAGTACAGAGCTCATAGACTTCAAGACAAGACGAGTAGCAGCCTTCAGAAAGAACTTGGTGGAACTTGCTGAACTGGAACTCAAACATGCGAAGGTCATTTTGGATTACACATGGTTGTCTATTAagacagcctaaactggtgcctGTGCTTAGTAAAAGGCtgaacctctttctctctttctccacaggGTAATTTACAATTATTGCAAAGCTGTCTCGGAGTCCTCAAAGGAGACACTTAGGTCTTTGCTGAAGGTTCACTGTACAGGGCTTTCCCCGCTTTGGCCTGATCTTCACTGTGAAGATGGAAGAAAGAGCATatctggggtcagtttgttttcAGGATGCCTGTTCGTAGTCATCACTACTACCAGAGACACCAAACTCCCTCCACAACTCACACTAAAAGCGTGAGGAAGCCAGTGTGGAATACCTGCAAAATCCACACAGCACATGAATCTATAACTTTGTTTAATCACGTCAACTTTTTAATTGTTAACAATCATCGTTCTCAATGGGAATCTTCTCCCAATCTATATCATGTTTGTCCAGatttattatttgttattattttacTTAGAGTAATTGTTGAGGGCAATAGTTTCAGTAAAACTTTTCTGTGATGCTGCTCAGTTACTTTGTTCAAGATGAGCTGATTGTTACtattattaaaatgtattgtcACTAAAAGCCTTGTAAATGTTGTATTAGTTCTTACTGTACTGCTAATGATCAAAACGATCTTTACTAAtacttttgttttgttattttatacAAATCCTGTTAATTTTCATTCCAGACAAGTAATGCTTCAATATGTTTGCCTTAATGTAGATTAATCCTATCaagtattgtaaaaaaaaaaaaaaaaaaaaaaaaaaaaagcccatAAATGGATAAGGTTGTTTTTGTTTCCCCCCAGATTTCTTTAAAGTGCTCTGTATATGAATGTTTTTTTCACTCTGTGACCAAAGCTTCCATTTATGTAGATGGAGAAATGCTGAAACAAACAGTAATACTGATAATTCTGATAAAAAATTATGAAAATAGTAATAAATTATACTATTTACCTTAGAACCATTCTGAACATAATTTCATCCAATGTTTTGAGTAGACTCTTTATCTGTCCAGTTGTAATCCTTTCAGTTCTGTAGCGTTTATGACCCTGAGAAACATGGAAGAAAAGCCAGGGGAAGCCAATGGAAAATGTCCTTCAATATCA contains:
- the LOC112256843 gene encoding sorting nexin-6, producing MMQEGLDDGPDFLSEEDRGPRAVNVDLQTDATLQVDISDALSERDKVKFTVHTKSTLPNFKQNEFSVVRQHEEFIWLHDSFVENEEYAGYIIPPAPPRPDFDASREKLQKLGEGEGSMTKEEFTKMKQELEAEYLAIFKKTVAMHEVFLCRVAAHPVLRKDLNFHVFLEYNQDLSVRGKNKREKMEDFFKNVVKSADGVLVAGVKDVDDFFEHEKTFLLEYHNRVKDASAKSDRMIRSHKSAADDINRIASTLYTLGTQDSTDVCKFFLKVSELFEKTRKIEARVAADEDLKLADLLKYYLRESQAAKDLLYRRGRALVDYENANKALDRARAKNKDVLQAETSQQVCCQKFEKISESAKQELIDFKTRRVAAFRKNLVELAELELKHAKGNLQLLQSCLGVLKGDT